In Streptomyces sp. NBC_00448, the following are encoded in one genomic region:
- a CDS encoding type 2 lanthipeptide synthetase LanM family protein, which produces MPSEVETSTERVLAMPWERCDRPALTGGWWARALRLDERCGAGCPDTEPAEDDDATVVAGIRWERWRGTFSHVPEDVFERQMADYGCTPDGLRKLLAEAPDLLGRRVDKPVWAADVERLVAAMPVHPTALPEAAREGGWYRGFALIVDPFVHEALRLFDELSSGIDGSGMVDLDAFREEVRQGAARRLVRLASRVLVLELHVLRVTGRLDGDSPEDRFWSFVRHYRHRDALDGLLDEYAVLARLLITTAGQVAQAYAEFLHRFARDRADLVRHLFGGVDPGTLAVVELTRGDTHDRGRSVGIARFTSGWQVVYKPRALGIHRCFNEVLDWYNQRVPQAMRLRTLLLVDREDYGWVEFVDSAPCEDSDGATRYFRRQGALLAVLYSLGGVDFHFENLIAVGDQPVPVDLEALFCADLPRSLGSDVAERDPATTAYVEAVSRVGLLPSVLVGEDGQAFDIGGMGGDRDAVIPFRVVDWEGAGTDEMSLTRVQPRLGSTHNRPSLDGADLDVTQYTTPLLDGFREGYRVVAAGRPELTGSDGLFSGFFAEQVRIIPRATREYAVLLNETTHPDALRDALDRDEIFGALWARSAADPRRTRLVRHEVEDLWSGDVPLFTAAVGSCDVRAGDGALVEGLLPESGIDRVERVLTAMDDQHLARQEWIVSAHLVTRTAGTDLTGADAVRETAPAGRALPERALAAAKAVADQLEASAYRNGGHVGWLGLDLVRETRWQVTPLSMDLYNGYPGIALFLAQLAHVTGEHRYAELARGVLGPITDFAGEQLKRAGRPTPAPAASVGAFSGLTGMALVLASSAALLDDADLDKPVVPLLEYVADQISQDDGFDVISGAAGCLAVAEALSATFGAVPHRLAQRCVDVLQAGVIPAGRGVGWSVMGERPLLGFSHGASGIAWALWSYAKRTGDAEARRTALRALAYEHGEFDERMGNWPDYREEESADQYTWCHGAPGVGLARAAMLATEPGSEELVRDVRHALAATERFGLYRSHCICHGELGNLELFAAAAQTLSDEKARLVWRERATAVVAQVEQGGPVCGTPSGIETPGLMSGLAGIGHGLLRIAAPEQVPPILLLTPSRRT; this is translated from the coding sequence ATGCCGTCGGAGGTGGAGACGTCCACGGAGCGAGTGCTCGCGATGCCATGGGAGCGTTGCGACAGGCCCGCCCTGACCGGTGGCTGGTGGGCGCGGGCGCTGCGGCTCGACGAGCGTTGCGGCGCGGGGTGTCCCGACACCGAGCCGGCCGAGGACGATGACGCGACCGTGGTCGCGGGCATCCGGTGGGAGCGTTGGCGGGGGACGTTCTCCCACGTGCCGGAGGACGTGTTCGAGCGTCAGATGGCTGACTACGGTTGCACTCCGGACGGTCTGCGGAAACTGCTGGCCGAGGCGCCGGACCTCCTTGGGCGGCGCGTCGACAAGCCTGTGTGGGCCGCCGACGTCGAGCGGTTGGTCGCGGCGATGCCGGTTCACCCGACGGCGCTGCCGGAGGCGGCGCGCGAGGGCGGGTGGTATCGAGGGTTTGCCCTGATCGTCGACCCTTTCGTCCACGAGGCGCTGCGCCTGTTCGACGAGTTGTCGAGCGGTATCGACGGGTCCGGCATGGTGGATCTCGATGCGTTCCGGGAGGAAGTGCGCCAGGGGGCCGCTCGCCGGCTGGTGCGGCTGGCCAGTCGCGTCCTGGTGCTCGAACTACATGTCCTTCGGGTCACCGGGCGTCTTGACGGTGACTCGCCCGAGGACCGGTTCTGGTCGTTCGTCCGGCATTACCGCCACCGTGACGCACTCGACGGTCTGCTGGACGAGTACGCCGTGCTGGCGCGGCTGCTGATCACCACGGCCGGGCAGGTGGCCCAGGCGTACGCCGAGTTTCTGCACCGGTTCGCCCGGGACCGGGCGGATCTGGTGCGGCACCTGTTCGGCGGCGTCGACCCGGGGACCCTCGCGGTCGTCGAGCTGACCCGAGGCGACACCCACGACCGCGGCCGTTCGGTGGGGATCGCCCGGTTCACTTCGGGGTGGCAGGTGGTCTACAAGCCTCGTGCACTGGGCATTCACCGGTGTTTCAACGAGGTGCTCGACTGGTACAACCAGCGGGTTCCGCAGGCCATGAGGCTGAGAACTCTGCTCCTTGTCGACCGGGAGGACTACGGCTGGGTCGAATTCGTGGATTCGGCTCCGTGCGAGGACTCGGACGGCGCGACGCGGTATTTCCGCCGCCAAGGCGCGCTGTTGGCTGTTCTGTACAGCCTCGGCGGGGTGGACTTCCATTTCGAGAACCTGATAGCGGTTGGCGACCAGCCGGTCCCGGTCGATCTGGAAGCGCTGTTCTGCGCCGACCTGCCGCGGTCGCTCGGAAGCGACGTCGCGGAGCGTGACCCGGCCACGACGGCGTATGTCGAGGCGGTGAGCCGCGTCGGCCTGCTCCCCTCCGTCCTGGTGGGCGAAGACGGGCAGGCCTTCGACATCGGAGGCATGGGGGGCGACCGGGATGCGGTGATTCCTTTTCGGGTCGTGGACTGGGAGGGCGCGGGAACCGACGAGATGAGCCTGACCAGGGTTCAGCCACGTCTTGGCAGCACTCACAACCGGCCCAGCCTCGACGGCGCCGATCTGGACGTCACGCAGTACACGACCCCGCTACTGGACGGATTCCGCGAGGGCTATCGCGTGGTCGCCGCAGGCCGACCGGAGTTGACCGGATCGGACGGGCTGTTCTCCGGATTCTTTGCCGAACAGGTACGGATCATTCCGCGCGCCACTCGCGAGTACGCCGTGCTGCTCAATGAGACCACTCACCCGGATGCCCTCCGGGACGCCCTGGACCGCGATGAGATCTTCGGAGCACTGTGGGCGCGCTCGGCGGCAGATCCGCGCCGCACCCGGCTCGTCCGGCACGAGGTCGAGGACCTGTGGTCGGGCGACGTCCCGCTGTTCACCGCGGCCGTCGGTTCCTGCGATGTCCGGGCCGGCGACGGCGCACTCGTCGAGGGGTTGCTGCCCGAGTCCGGTATCGACCGCGTCGAGCGCGTGCTGACGGCGATGGACGATCAGCACCTGGCGAGACAGGAGTGGATCGTGTCGGCGCACCTGGTCACCCGTACTGCCGGCACCGACCTGACAGGGGCGGACGCCGTGCGGGAGACCGCGCCGGCCGGCAGGGCCTTGCCCGAGCGAGCTCTGGCCGCCGCGAAGGCAGTCGCGGATCAACTGGAGGCGTCGGCGTACCGGAACGGTGGGCACGTCGGCTGGCTCGGACTCGACCTGGTGCGGGAGACGCGATGGCAGGTGACGCCGTTGTCCATGGACCTGTACAACGGGTACCCGGGCATCGCCCTGTTCCTGGCGCAACTCGCCCACGTGACCGGTGAGCACCGATACGCCGAACTCGCCCGAGGTGTACTCGGCCCGATCACGGATTTCGCGGGAGAGCAGTTGAAGCGCGCTGGTCGCCCGACACCGGCACCGGCGGCTTCGGTGGGTGCGTTCTCCGGTCTCACCGGGATGGCTTTGGTTCTCGCTTCGAGTGCCGCGCTGCTCGACGACGCGGATCTCGACAAGCCGGTCGTACCGCTTCTGGAGTACGTCGCGGATCAGATCTCGCAGGACGACGGCTTCGACGTGATCAGCGGCGCCGCGGGATGTCTCGCCGTCGCGGAGGCACTCTCAGCCACCTTCGGCGCGGTACCGCACCGCTTGGCCCAACGCTGCGTCGATGTGCTGCAGGCCGGGGTGATCCCAGCCGGCCGGGGCGTCGGGTGGTCGGTGATGGGGGAACGGCCGTTGCTCGGGTTCTCGCACGGAGCATCCGGGATCGCGTGGGCATTGTGGTCCTACGCGAAGCGGACGGGCGACGCGGAGGCCAGGAGGACCGCCCTGCGCGCCCTGGCTTATGAGCACGGAGAATTCGACGAGCGCATGGGCAACTGGCCGGACTACCGGGAGGAAGAATCTGCCGACCAGTACACGTGGTGCCACGGTGCCCCCGGCGTCGGCCTGGCCAGAGCCGCCATGCTGGCCACGGAACCGGGGTCCGAGGAACTCGTCCGGGACGTGCGGCACGCCCTCGCGGCTACCGAGCGATTCGGTTTGTACCGGAGCCATTGCATCTGCCACGGCGAACTCGGCAACCTCGAACTGTTCGCCGCCGCCGCCCAAACGCTCTCCGACGAGAAGGCCCGGCTCGTGTGGCGCGAACGGGCCACAGCCGTCGTCGCTCAGGTCGAGCAAGGCGGACCGGTGTGCGGGACGCCGTCGGGCATCGAGACGCCCGGTCTCATGAGCGGTCTGGCCGGCATCGGTCACGGACTGCTGCGGATCGCCGCGCCCGAGCAGGTTCCGCCGATTCTGCTCCTCACGCCGTCGCGACGGACTTGA
- a CDS encoding phosphoribosyltransferase family protein, with protein sequence MTVLARDLVLEHFRWDKGHADVWAVFRDAEAMAAVVAGLVAPFRDARVTAVCGIESRGFLLGGAAAVALGAGFVPIRKSGSLFPGDKVVRRTPPDYRRRRHTLRMQRGSLGAGDRVVLVDDWIETGSQAATARAMAEECGATWLGCSVVVDQLAGERRAVLGAVRAILTARELPAPAG encoded by the coding sequence GTGACCGTACTTGCCCGTGATCTGGTGCTCGAACACTTCCGGTGGGACAAAGGGCACGCCGACGTGTGGGCGGTCTTCCGGGACGCGGAGGCGATGGCGGCGGTGGTCGCCGGGCTCGTCGCGCCGTTCCGGGACGCCCGGGTCACCGCGGTCTGCGGGATCGAGTCGCGCGGGTTCCTCCTCGGCGGCGCCGCGGCGGTCGCGCTGGGCGCCGGGTTCGTGCCGATCCGCAAGTCGGGCAGCCTGTTTCCCGGGGACAAGGTCGTGCGGCGCACACCGCCCGACTACCGTCGCCGCCGGCACACGCTGCGGATGCAGCGAGGCTCGCTCGGGGCGGGCGACCGGGTCGTCCTGGTCGACGACTGGATCGAGACCGGCAGCCAGGCCGCGACCGCCCGCGCCATGGCCGAGGAGTGCGGCGCCACTTGGCTGGGCTGCAGCGTCGTCGTCGACCAGCTCGCCGGGGAGCGCCGGGCGGTGCTCGGAGCCGTCCGCGCGATCCTCACGGCGCGCGAACTCCCCGCACCGGCGGGGTGA
- a CDS encoding cell wall protein, translating into MSALARYVSWPPREECPARLPFPLPRLAGPAWLAWRKHRAVYRTMVAFAVLGALWSVWEHHQLVSGVHHYADICRASPQRCDPGDDDAVPPAIPGVVHMVFDRSPSVLRYLPLAVGALLGGPLFAQDLESGTHRLAWTQSIGRREWAAVRLGTAALVTTAAAAVLTVPVTWWWYSSWRGHSGTGPDRSAWRAIIWWNGWDFFAWTGPVGVAHILLALMIGAATGVLLRRTLPAVAVAAGLSEAALLGLEKLRPHLLSPYVRRGRSLEIIPSAPRDGWYQGIGYVRADGTLTSRDPCTGPKVHDFPACLRQHHIVGQYTSAFKMNQFVPLQLIETGICLAVCAALAAFCLWYVPRITAR; encoded by the coding sequence ATGAGCGCCCTCGCCCGCTACGTGTCCTGGCCGCCGCGCGAGGAGTGCCCGGCCCGGCTGCCGTTCCCGCTGCCCCGCCTCGCCGGCCCCGCCTGGCTGGCCTGGCGGAAGCACCGGGCGGTCTACCGCACGATGGTCGCGTTCGCCGTCCTCGGCGCGCTGTGGTCGGTGTGGGAGCACCACCAACTCGTCTCCGGCGTGCACCACTACGCCGACATCTGCCGAGCCTCACCCCAGCGGTGCGACCCCGGCGACGACGACGCGGTTCCGCCGGCCATCCCGGGCGTCGTGCACATGGTCTTCGACCGGTCGCCGTCCGTGCTGCGCTACCTGCCGCTCGCGGTCGGTGCGCTGCTCGGCGGACCGCTGTTCGCGCAGGACCTGGAGTCCGGAACCCACCGTCTGGCCTGGACGCAGTCCATCGGCCGCCGCGAATGGGCCGCGGTCAGGCTCGGCACGGCAGCCCTGGTCACCACCGCGGCCGCCGCCGTGCTGACCGTGCCGGTCACCTGGTGGTGGTACTCCAGTTGGCGCGGCCACAGCGGCACCGGCCCCGACCGCTCCGCGTGGCGCGCGATCATCTGGTGGAACGGCTGGGACTTCTTCGCCTGGACCGGCCCGGTCGGCGTCGCCCACATCCTGCTCGCCCTGATGATCGGCGCGGCCACCGGCGTGCTGCTGCGCCGCACCCTGCCCGCGGTCGCGGTCGCCGCCGGGCTCAGCGAAGCCGCCCTGCTCGGGTTGGAGAAGCTGCGCCCGCACCTGCTGTCGCCGTACGTCCGCCGCGGCCGCAGCCTCGAAATTATCCCGAGTGCCCCGCGTGACGGCTGGTACCAGGGCATCGGTTACGTCCGGGCGGACGGCACGCTCACCAGCCGCGATCCCTGCACCGGCCCCAAGGTCCACGACTTCCCCGCGTGTCTGCGGCAGCACCACATCGTCGGGCAGTACACCAGTGCCTTCAAGATGAACCAGTTTGTCCCGCTCCAGCTGATCGAGACCGGGATCTGCCTCGCGGTGTGCGCCGCCCTGGCCGCCTTCTGCCTCTGGTACGTCCCCCGCATCACGGCCCGTTGA
- a CDS encoding GntR family transcriptional regulator, translating to MVTYRIERRSGVAAYQQIVRQTEQALRLGQLAPGDKLPSAAEVVAATAINPNTVLKAYRELERQGLVEARQGVGTFVRKSLAQPGSAADSPLHEGLRAWMAAARAADLGREDVAALLTSALDESFPRAADTRVPGTGTYDAHPHG from the coding sequence GTGGTCACCTACCGTATCGAACGACGAAGCGGTGTCGCCGCCTACCAGCAGATCGTGCGGCAGACCGAACAGGCCCTGCGGCTCGGCCAGTTGGCGCCCGGCGACAAGCTCCCCTCGGCGGCCGAGGTGGTGGCCGCCACCGCGATCAACCCGAACACCGTGCTCAAGGCGTACCGCGAACTGGAGCGCCAGGGGCTGGTCGAGGCCCGCCAGGGCGTGGGGACGTTCGTCCGCAAGTCGCTCGCCCAGCCCGGCTCCGCCGCCGACTCCCCGCTGCACGAGGGCCTGCGGGCCTGGATGGCCGCCGCCCGCGCCGCCGACCTCGGCCGCGAGGACGTCGCCGCCCTGCTGACGTCCGCTCTCGACGAGTCCTTCCCGCGTGCCGCCGACACCCGCGTGCCCGGAACAGGGACGTACGACGCCCACCCGCACGGCTAG
- a CDS encoding glycosyltransferase family 39 protein yields MATVANGRVARGRPVAALAVTAGTVVPPGPRPAPAPERPSRRTGPGTGWRSDPRASRPWLHHPVAQAAILLALSLAVRAPSFRRPFWSPDEGYLGTEAVALHHGGRMYADVVDRKPPLVPWLYEACFALTGPGTLWLVRVCAVLALAVTAVFVARLAAVGWGRWAALPAGVLTVALSAALPPPDAMAATFEIFMLPATAAAMYYGARHRFLAAGLALAVATLTKQVGLAPLLPLTVLVLTSPRRRRLRHGAALAAGLLLPIAGCALLLGVRPFVFWIFLSSGSYADSPQSVAAMCGHAAGILLRLAVVLAGCAPLLPRLLPRFLARRRLGSFDRVLLLWLLASAAGVSAGFRFYGHYFLQLVPPLALLAVRAVSAPPRRPRSGRAPSQRGGVAAWFGRSRATALAVACAVAVCAAFTAGALRAQPPELGKSLAVASALDGYSKPGQRVFLWGMHTEVYWLAGRPAGSRYLTAGLLTNFSGGADVHRVGARYAVPGAWAGLRRELAAAPPCLVVDDSAGTPYPLADYLPLARLVDRDYVPVAVVQGARIYRRAGC; encoded by the coding sequence ATGGCGACCGTGGCGAACGGCAGGGTGGCACGGGGCAGGCCGGTGGCGGCGCTCGCCGTGACGGCCGGCACGGTCGTGCCACCCGGCCCGCGTCCTGCGCCCGCGCCCGAGCGGCCCTCCCGCCGTACCGGTCCCGGCACCGGCTGGCGCTCCGACCCGCGCGCGAGCCGGCCGTGGCTCCACCACCCGGTCGCCCAGGCCGCGATCCTGCTCGCGCTCTCCCTCGCGGTGCGCGCGCCCTCCTTCCGGCGCCCGTTCTGGAGCCCGGACGAGGGCTATCTCGGCACCGAAGCGGTCGCCCTGCACCACGGCGGGCGGATGTACGCCGACGTGGTGGACCGCAAACCGCCCCTGGTGCCCTGGCTGTACGAAGCGTGCTTCGCCCTGACCGGGCCCGGCACGCTGTGGCTGGTGCGGGTGTGCGCGGTGCTGGCGCTCGCGGTCACCGCGGTGTTCGTCGCGCGGCTGGCAGCGGTCGGGTGGGGCCGGTGGGCGGCGCTGCCGGCCGGCGTGCTGACCGTCGCCCTGTCGGCGGCGCTGCCGCCGCCCGACGCGATGGCGGCGACCTTCGAGATCTTCATGCTCCCGGCGACCGCGGCCGCGATGTACTACGGCGCCCGGCACCGCTTCCTCGCCGCCGGGCTCGCCCTCGCCGTCGCCACCCTCACCAAGCAGGTCGGCCTCGCCCCGCTCCTGCCGCTGACCGTGCTGGTGCTCACCTCACCGCGGCGGCGCCGGCTGCGGCACGGCGCGGCCCTGGCGGCGGGCCTGCTGCTGCCGATCGCCGGCTGCGCGCTCCTGCTGGGCGTGCGCCCCTTCGTGTTCTGGATCTTCCTCTCCTCCGGGTCCTACGCCGACTCGCCGCAGAGCGTGGCCGCGATGTGCGGGCACGCGGCCGGCATCCTGCTGCGGCTCGCCGTCGTCCTCGCCGGCTGCGCGCCCCTCCTGCCCCGCCTGCTGCCCCGCTTCCTCGCCCGCCGCCGACTCGGCTCGTTCGACCGCGTGTTGCTGCTGTGGCTGCTCGCCTCCGCGGCCGGCGTCAGCGCGGGATTCCGTTTCTACGGCCACTACTTCCTGCAACTGGTGCCCCCGCTCGCGCTGTTGGCGGTGCGTGCGGTGAGCGCGCCGCCCCGTCGCCCGCGGTCGGGGCGAGCGCCCTCCCAACGGGGCGGCGTGGCGGCCTGGTTCGGCCGCTCCCGCGCCACCGCCCTCGCGGTCGCGTGCGCGGTGGCGGTCTGCGCGGCCTTCACCGCCGGCGCGCTGCGGGCTCAGCCGCCGGAGCTGGGCAAGTCGCTCGCGGTGGCCTCGGCGCTGGACGGCTACAGCAAGCCCGGGCAGCGCGTCTTCCTGTGGGGCATGCACACGGAGGTGTACTGGCTCGCCGGCCGGCCCGCGGGCAGCCGCTACCTCACCGCCGGGCTGCTCACCAACTTCAGCGGCGGCGCCGACGTCCACCGCGTGGGCGCCCGCTACGCCGTCCCGGGCGCGTGGGCCGGCCTCCGCCGCGAACTGGCCGCCGCTCCCCCGTGCTTGGTGGTCGACGACTCCGCCGGCACCCCGTACCCGCTGGCGGACTACCTGCCGCTCGCGCGTCTGGTGGACCGCGACTACGTGCCGGTCGCCGTCGTCCAGGGAGCGCGGATCTACCGCCGGGCGGGCTGCTGA
- a CDS encoding GH92 family glycosyl hydrolase: MYRRSRRRTRFGVLALALTACVAAAPQALAAAASPGGFGGAGSHTALVSDPTSYVDPMIGTQKGADWENTFPGVTAPFGMMQFSPDTTSGGTGYNYDDKAIRGFSLDHFSGGCSSFGDIPILPVTGAVGADPAGRTEHFSHDDEQAVPGSYAVKLADSGVQVNLGATTRTGIAKFDYPAGSQAQVLVKSGTSLGGDLSADVQVVNDHELSGTTTPHGLCNNSKYTMYFDITFDRPFTAHGTWQGGSVTPGASSASGSGSGAYLTFDTSASRSVTAKVGMSYVSTAGAAKNSAAEIPGWNVAHVQADTRAAWRNLLRKVDVGGASKDELTTFYTSLYRSFQSPSVFNDVDGRYIGFDDAIHTVPKGHTQYATFSDWDIYRSLAPLQTMLYPDKAGDMANSLLRDAQQQGGWWPKWPSQNMTGNVMNGDNGVPLFAQYVAFGAKGVDVKDALPIMKKAATTSQKVGWGWVERPGIEDYVKLGYAPNDATSQGDHGLQGASETLEWATDDFAISQLASSVGDHRTQAEYAKRGNNWQNIYDPATGYLRPRDDNGSFPAGPGYQTPSAGAFGQDGYDEGNAAQYNWSVQQDIAGLVAAMGGKDKVIPRLDDFFSQLNAGGNAPYDWAGNEIDTTAPWMYDYVGQPWKTQEVARRFETELFTTAPDGLPGNDDNGALSSEYVWAALGMMPATPGTPTLALNSPLVKRAVISLGTGHKITIDAPKAADNAPYITGMRLDGRTFAATALPASFATRGGALDVSLSTRPDTHWATGAQAAPPSYRDYEVPAVGYLTPTGTQVAPGGTSLPGTVGVSELAGHAGKVHWSAASDVAGVSVTPSSGTLDLTRAASAKVPVTIAVAGGTPSGYHPVKVSFTTASGQSLPGGASVITVPAADGAATSCDTLGATDTECGLRLRDNGDGHTTPVTVGGRSGRSTTDGSPFEYFDVDNTTVPGGSYHATVTIDYYDHGTGSWSLQYDATGNAYKSTAPVAKTGTDTWKTATFTVDDAAFHNGENAGTDFRLANSGDTGTIGRVHVSVTGDNVLALHLCPDDN; the protein is encoded by the coding sequence GTGTATCGACGAAGCAGAAGACGGACCAGATTCGGGGTCCTGGCGCTGGCGCTGACGGCGTGCGTGGCGGCGGCGCCGCAGGCGCTCGCGGCGGCCGCGTCCCCCGGCGGGTTCGGCGGCGCCGGCTCGCACACCGCGCTGGTGTCCGACCCGACCTCGTACGTCGATCCGATGATCGGCACGCAGAAGGGGGCCGACTGGGAGAACACCTTCCCGGGTGTGACCGCCCCGTTCGGCATGATGCAGTTCAGCCCGGACACCACCTCCGGCGGCACCGGGTACAACTATGACGACAAAGCGATCCGGGGCTTCAGCCTCGACCACTTCTCGGGCGGCTGCTCGTCCTTCGGCGACATCCCGATCCTGCCGGTGACCGGCGCGGTCGGCGCCGACCCGGCCGGGCGCACCGAGCACTTCTCGCACGACGACGAGCAGGCCGTGCCCGGCTCGTACGCGGTGAAGCTCGCCGACTCCGGCGTGCAGGTGAACCTCGGCGCGACCACCCGCACCGGCATCGCCAAGTTCGACTATCCGGCGGGCAGTCAGGCGCAGGTGCTGGTCAAGTCCGGTACCAGCCTGGGCGGTGACCTGTCCGCCGACGTGCAGGTGGTGAACGACCACGAGCTGTCGGGCACGACCACGCCGCACGGCCTGTGCAACAACAGCAAGTACACGATGTACTTCGACATCACCTTCGACCGGCCGTTCACCGCACACGGCACCTGGCAGGGCGGCAGCGTCACGCCCGGCGCGTCGAGTGCGTCGGGCTCGGGCTCGGGCGCGTACCTGACGTTCGACACCTCCGCGAGCCGCAGCGTGACGGCGAAGGTCGGCATGTCCTACGTCAGCACGGCGGGCGCGGCGAAAAACTCGGCCGCGGAGATCCCGGGGTGGAACGTGGCGCACGTGCAGGCCGACACCCGCGCGGCCTGGCGGAACCTGTTGCGCAAGGTGGACGTGGGAGGGGCGAGCAAGGACGAACTGACCACGTTCTACACGTCGTTGTACCGCTCGTTCCAGTCGCCGAGCGTCTTCAACGACGTCGACGGCCGCTACATCGGCTTCGACGACGCGATCCACACCGTGCCGAAGGGACACACCCAGTACGCGACGTTCTCCGACTGGGACATCTACCGCTCGCTGGCCCCGCTGCAGACGATGCTCTACCCGGACAAGGCCGGCGACATGGCCAACTCGCTGCTGCGCGACGCCCAGCAGCAGGGCGGCTGGTGGCCGAAGTGGCCGTCGCAGAACATGACCGGCAACGTGATGAACGGCGACAACGGCGTGCCGCTGTTCGCTCAGTACGTCGCCTTCGGCGCGAAGGGCGTCGACGTCAAGGACGCCCTGCCGATCATGAAGAAGGCCGCGACGACCTCGCAGAAGGTCGGCTGGGGCTGGGTGGAACGGCCCGGCATCGAGGACTACGTCAAGCTCGGCTACGCGCCCAACGACGCCACCTCGCAAGGCGATCACGGCCTGCAGGGCGCCTCGGAGACCCTGGAGTGGGCCACCGACGACTTCGCGATCTCCCAACTCGCGTCCTCCGTCGGCGATCACCGGACCCAGGCGGAGTACGCCAAGCGCGGCAACAACTGGCAGAACATCTACGACCCCGCCACCGGCTACCTGCGCCCGCGTGACGACAACGGCTCCTTCCCGGCCGGCCCCGGCTACCAGACCCCGTCGGCCGGCGCGTTCGGGCAGGACGGCTACGACGAGGGCAACGCGGCGCAGTACAACTGGTCGGTGCAGCAGGACATCGCCGGACTGGTCGCCGCGATGGGCGGCAAGGACAAGGTGATCCCGCGCCTGGACGACTTCTTCTCCCAGCTCAACGCGGGCGGCAACGCGCCGTACGACTGGGCGGGCAACGAGATCGACACCACCGCGCCGTGGATGTACGACTACGTCGGCCAGCCGTGGAAGACGCAGGAGGTGGCCCGGCGGTTCGAGACCGAGCTGTTCACCACCGCCCCCGACGGGCTGCCCGGCAACGACGACAACGGCGCGCTGTCCTCGGAGTACGTGTGGGCGGCGCTCGGCATGATGCCCGCCACCCCCGGCACCCCGACGCTGGCGCTGAACAGCCCGCTGGTCAAGCGGGCCGTGATCAGCCTCGGCACCGGTCACAAGATCACCATCGACGCTCCGAAGGCCGCCGACAACGCCCCCTACATCACAGGGATGCGGCTGGACGGCCGTACCTTCGCCGCCACCGCGCTGCCCGCGTCGTTCGCCACCCGCGGCGGCGCGCTCGACGTGAGCCTGTCCACCCGGCCCGACACCCACTGGGCCACGGGCGCGCAGGCGGCCCCGCCGTCGTACCGGGACTACGAGGTCCCGGCGGTCGGCTACCTGACCCCGACCGGGACGCAGGTCGCCCCGGGCGGCACCTCGCTGCCGGGCACGGTCGGCGTCTCCGAACTGGCCGGCCACGCCGGCAAGGTGCACTGGAGCGCCGCTTCCGACGTGGCCGGGGTGAGCGTCACCCCGTCGTCGGGCACGCTCGACCTGACCCGCGCCGCGAGCGCGAAGGTGCCGGTCACCATCGCGGTCGCCGGCGGCACCCCGTCCGGCTACCACCCGGTGAAGGTCTCCTTCACCACCGCGAGCGGTCAGTCCCTGCCCGGCGGCGCGTCCGTGATCACCGTGCCGGCCGCCGACGGTGCCGCGACCTCCTGCGACACCCTCGGCGCCACCGACACCGAGTGCGGGCTGCGGCTGCGCGACAACGGCGACGGCCACACCACGCCGGTCACGGTCGGCGGCCGCTCTGGCCGCTCCACCACCGACGGTTCCCCGTTCGAGTACTTCGACGTGGACAACACCACGGTGCCGGGCGGCAGTTACCACGCCACGGTGACCATCGACTACTACGACCACGGCACCGGGAGCTGGAGCCTGCAGTACGACGCGACCGGAAACGCGTACAAGTCGACGGCGCCGGTGGCCAAGACCGGCACCGACACCTGGAAGACCGCCACGTTCACCGTGGACGACGCGGCCTTCCACAACGGCGAGAACGCGGGCACCGACTTCCGCCTCGCCAACAGCGGTGACACCGGCACCATCGGCCGGGTGCACGTCTCGGTCACCGGCGACAACGTCCTGGCGCTGCACCTCTGCCCGGACGACAACTGA
- a CDS encoding TetR/AcrR family transcriptional regulator: MTGRRRWSTEEILDTAAEVLRTSDAESFSVRKLAAALGTDSSSLYRHFRNKTELLRAVADRILLAAMDDYRPEGDWKQRITTLALRLRDAFGEQPQLAAIWGRYASSGTGSRLVMEELLQALRASGLPDEEIPARYHRVAILLAALIASEAGISTITPAEYEQGMELFRVAVLGAAPERFPALAHFARDVRPLGVDRRAAFEEILAAQLADIEAQIS, translated from the coding sequence ATGACGGGCCGACGGCGATGGTCGACCGAGGAGATCCTGGACACGGCGGCGGAGGTGCTGCGTACGAGCGACGCCGAGTCGTTCAGCGTGCGCAAGCTCGCCGCAGCGCTCGGAACCGACTCCTCCAGCCTCTACCGGCACTTCCGCAACAAGACCGAACTGCTGCGCGCGGTCGCCGACCGGATTCTCCTGGCCGCCATGGACGACTACCGCCCCGAGGGCGACTGGAAGCAGCGCATCACCACCCTTGCCCTGCGCCTGCGCGACGCCTTCGGCGAGCAGCCCCAACTCGCCGCGATCTGGGGGCGCTACGCGTCCAGCGGCACCGGGTCCCGGTTGGTCATGGAGGAACTGCTGCAGGCCCTGCGCGCGTCCGGCCTGCCCGACGAGGAGATCCCGGCGCGCTACCACCGCGTCGCGATCCTCCTCGCCGCGCTGATCGCCTCCGAGGCCGGCATCAGCACCATCACCCCCGCGGAGTACGAACAGGGCATGGAACTCTTCCGCGTCGCGGTGCTCGGCGCCGCCCCCGAGCGCTTCCCCGCCCTGGCCCACTTCGCCCGCGACGTCCGCCCCCTGGGAGTGGACCGCCGCGCCGCGTTCGAAGAGATCCTCGCCGCCCAACTCGCCGACATCGAGGCCCAGATCTCCTGA